CTTTTCATACCGGCTGATGGTAAACTCGATCTGCCGTGCACTCAGACAGCCAAGGGCCATCCAGGGAGAAAATTTCGAGGAATAATCCATTCCCGTCAGACCGTTCCGGGTTTCCTTGTACGATTTCAGATAATCACCCCGCCAGACCCAGTCATCCACGCGGTGACAGGCGGCTGTCATGCCACCGGTCAGGCGGGTTCGGGCAGCCGTCCGGGATTCGGGAATAAATCCCCAGTAAGGTGTATCGATGGTGGGAATGGTGGAGGGCATCTCTTCCATTTGCCGGATGGGTACCTTTCCAAGCACGAGTTCGCGGAAAGCGGTATACTGATCGGGCAGCTGGTCGGGCGGCACAGGCAGATCATTGGGATGGATCAGCGACTGGCCCCAGAAACGGCAGATGGAAAGGGTGGATCCCAGAGAATCGATGAGGGCCTGTTCATCGGCCTGTTCTTCATGGAGCGGGGACCGGTAGAAGTACAATGCAGACACCCGGTACTGCGAAATCAGGTCGGTCAGCACCCGCACCGGCGATCCCGACACATACATCAGGTTGGAGTTGAGTTTGGTGAGTCCGCGCTTCAGATCGTGCACACTTTCCGAAAGAAACCGGCGACGGTGAAATCCCATGCGGAGAAATCCGTTCGGAGACTGATGCTGCCATCGGTCTTCCCAGATAAACACGGGCAGAATCTGATAGCCATCGGCAATGGCGCGAACGAGTGGTTCATGATCATGCAACCGCAAGTCATTTCTGAACCAGACGATGGCTGTTTGTTTCAAATCGGTTTCCTGTCGATTTTTCTGTTAAAACCAGATTAATGAACCAAGACCCTTACCAATCGATCAACTGTTCCTGGTACGACCAGCTCGAGGTCTTTGCCATGCATAAGACCCCCATTCAGCTGACTGTGGCCGGACCGACCGGGGACCCTGAAATCCACCACATTGTGATCAGTCGTCTCGATGCCCGGGAGGGTGCCGAATGGCTGACCACCACGACCGGAATCACCTGGCGACTTGACCGGTTGCTGGCTGTTAATGACCAGCCGCTGAGCGGTTCCTGCAGGCTTTCCTGACTGTTTTCAGGGATTTGGCTGAAAAAAGTAAAAATGAAAGCAGGGGAAACCAACCGGAAACGGGGCAGTCACCTGTTTTTGTGGGATTTTCAACAGAGGAAAAGTGCATCACCGGAGCAGGATTACCCGCCGCGTAACGGTTTCTGCCTGATGGTCCGTGGCATGCAGGAGATAAACACCCGTGGCAAATCCGGAGAGATCGAGCAGCAGATCGGCGGACCCCGGCGGTTGTTTCCACTGCTGCACCTGACGTCCGAGCAGATCGGTCAGGGTAAGGGTAACCTGTTTTGAGGAACGGAAAGGCACCCGGGTAACCGGATTGGCGGGATTGGGATACGGATGGCCCATTTCGAAGGACGAGGGGTATGTATCATCAGTCACTGTGGTGAGAATGCCACCTTCCGGTTTCTGAGCAATCAGATCAAACCAGACACCACGGTCCGGCTTGTCGCTGTCAGCAAGGACATGAAGCCGGGCGTTGATGAACGCGGTTGTCTTCAGGGATCCGCCCGAGGTCGCCCAGTTGCTGGGAAAGGGCGACAGTCCCGACTGAGTGGCGGAAGACAAATCAATGAAGATGGCGGCGGCGGTGGTATAACCCGGTTCTGCTGTCACCATCAGACGGTCTGGCTGACCGGTGCGGATTTCCAAACGACTGCCCCTGAACGCCAGCACACCCAACGCAGCCGGTTTGTCATACAGGACCCTGAAGAGGGTTTCCTGTTTATCGGCACGGGAAGAGGAAGCAGAGGCATCTGTGAATCCGGCAGAACCGGGCCACAGACCGGGAGAGGAACCCGCCATCAGCGAATAATTGGCCGGATAAATGGCACCTGACCACGCAAAAAGGGATTGATGACCCGCCTGACTGCCATCGATCTGAAGCGGTCCCGGGGCTGGCTGCCCTCCCGGAAAGACCGGCAGATCAGTCATCCCGTCAGGAAGCGGAAGAGTGACCGGTGAACCGGAGGAAATCACATATTTCCAGCCATGCGTGAGCCGGTCCAGACGAAGATTGGCTGCCCAAAGCGGTCGTTTGGCTGTCCGCCTTATCTGAGTATCGGGGGTCGGACTGATGAGACTGACTTCACCGGTTCCGTAAACGTGAAGCGTATCCTGTCTGATCACCACGCCGGTTTTCTGTTCCAGTCCGATGGCTCTCAGGTCGGACCGGCCGGCATCCTCCATGGCCTTTGCCAGCACACCGATCGTTCTTCCCAGCCGTCCCCTTTCGGTGAAATGCGTATCAACAAAGAACCCGGGCAGCAGGGATAAAAAGTCGGAATGAATCCCCGAGGATCCGGGTCCTTCAGAGGCATCTTCCAGATAGGAGGTCCGGGCATCCTGCAACACATCCAGAGAAATAAGATCCTTTCCGCCCGAGAGACAAAATTCTGCCAGACTCATGGCCCCGGCGCTGGTTCCGCCAATGGCTCCCTGACGCAGGAACACCGCACGGATGCTGTCCTCCAGAGCGGTACCGTTCCATTGATCATAATAAACGCCCTGATCACCGCCGCGGATAAAGACCGCATCACAATGGACCATCCGGCCGGTCAGGGACGGATCACCGGCTGCCTGACGGGTTGGAACGACCAGCGCAAAAGACTGAACCGTTGAGCCGAGGGTTTCTCCGATCCACCTGAAATAGGAGGGCATCCAGGCCGTATCGGAGGCCGAAGAAGGAGTGGAAGCTGTCAGAACCGCTACACGGATGATGCCATCTCCAGTCCGGTCACCATTCCGGATCAGTTCACTGTAGAGCGGATAGGACCAGGCCGATTTGGATCCGACAGAACCTTCGGTCCCGCCGCCGGCCAGAACCAATACCGGCTGGGTTTTCCCCAGAAAGGGCAGCAGCAATAAACAAACGACCGCCAACCCTCTCATCGGTCAGAAATCGAGACCAATTCCCATGCGGTTGACCGGTTCCAGATATTCATGATCGGACCAGGCGTAATCCATCCGGAATCCGAAGCCGAAGTACGTGAACTTCAATCCGCCGCCCAGCGACCAGGAACGATCGGGGTCGTTAAACACATATCCGCCCCTGAACGTGACAAAATCATGAAGACCGATTTCGGTTCCCGTGTAGATCATTTCGTCATTGTCATTGGCATGACTGACTTCAGCGGCCACATCCACGGTGAGATGACCGGGCATTTCCCACGCCCGCAGACTGGTTCCAACCTGGAAGAACAGCGGCAGGGGGTACCCGTTGGTTGAATAATCATCGACCTGACGCGAACCCGGGTATCCGGCCGGATCGGGACGACCCGATTTGCCGAGATCGGACCCTTCCAGTTTCAGATCCGACCCGAAATGACGCATGCTCATGGCAATGACCATGTTGCGGAATCCGACGTGATACACCGTGCCCAGATCGACCGCCACGGCTGTGGCCGATTCATTCCAGATTTTCTGGTGGATCAGCTTAACCGTTCCCCCGACAGAGAAACGATCCGTCCAATCGCGCGCCCATGACAGGCCGGTCATCAGATCGGAGGCCCCGAAGTACCGTCCGGTACCCGATTGTTCAAACTCGGTGGTGATTTCCATGTCATCCATGCCCAGCTGAATAGCCGAAAGGCCCACGACTCCCCAGTCGCCAAGATTCCAGGCGGCTGCCCAGTGACTGACGTGGACATCGGCCCAGAGCGGCGTGTAACCGGCAAAGACCGACACCGACTTCACCGAAGCCAGCCCGGCCGGATTGACAAAAACCGCTTCGGCACCGTTCATCAACGATACCGCGGCCTGCCCCAGACCGGCCTCGCGGGCCGAGGTGGGAAGTTTCAGAAACGTGGCGCCGGCCGTTCCCAGATTGGGATTCTGTGCCATCAGCGGCAGCGATCCTGCGATCAGTAACCCTGCAATCCAACTCGTTTTCATTGGTACCTCACTTAATCACTGCAAATTTTCCAACGATTTCGCCCACCCGTGTCCTGACCTGATACAGATAAATACCAGGTGCAATTTCCCTTCTCGACTCATTCTGCAGGTTCCAGCTGTAGGTGCTGGTACCCGAGTCATGATGAAGGGTGGTCACCCGCGTTCCATCGAGGGTGAAAATGTGGATGGTCGCCTCACCGGGCAGATTGACAAACCGGATCGCCCGGAAGGGTTCCGAGTACAGGGTTTTGTCATAGGCGGGTTCGAACAGATTCGAAATGACATAGGGATTGGGCACCACCCGGATGGATTTCAACGCTGCCCGAAGATTTCCCTCATCGGTCGAGGCGGCCCCAACTGTAAAAATCCACTGTTCATTCACCTGGGTTCCGCCGGAAAAGAGGAGCTGATTCCCATCACTGGTAATCAGGGTCCGTGCGGGAACAATCAGGGTGGTGGGGAGAACCGTCACCGGGCCCGATGTCACCGTTACGGCCGGACCCACTCGCAAACGATCGCCGGTTTTCCCGGCCACCGGCAGTTGCAGACTGAAAATACCTGCCAAAGTCACTGGTTGGCCGGGTGTGTAATTCTTCACATCCAGTGAAGACACCTTCCCGGACCGGAGAGTCAGTTCATTGCTGCCGGTCCATTCCACCACAAAGGCAGAATCCGCTAAAAAGGCAGCCTGGTTATCCACCGAAATCAACGGAGTTCCCGCATAGGTTCCGGCTGTCCATTTATAACCTGCCGTGATTACCACCGTGTAGTCGGCCGGCGCTGAAAGTGGTTTGCTGGTCGGGGTTACCAACAGGGATTGGGACGACCCGGTGGTTTGATTAAATGAAGCCAGAGAACCGGAGACCTGGCCGGCCGGCGGTGCCTGTGGAGTCAAAACCACCTGT
The Bacteroidota bacterium DNA segment above includes these coding regions:
- a CDS encoding PorV/PorQ family protein; the encoded protein is MKTSWIAGLLIAGSLPLMAQNPNLGTAGATFLKLPTSAREAGLGQAAVSLMNGAEAVFVNPAGLASVKSVSVFAGYTPLWADVHVSHWAAAWNLGDWGVVGLSAIQLGMDDMEITTEFEQSGTGRYFGASDLMTGLSWARDWTDRFSVGGTVKLIHQKIWNESATAVAVDLGTVYHVGFRNMVIAMSMRHFGSDLKLEGSDLGKSGRPDPAGYPGSRQVDDYSTNGYPLPLFFQVGTSLRAWEMPGHLTVDVAAEVSHANDNDEMIYTGTEIGLHDFVTFRGGYVFNDPDRSWSLGGGLKFTYFGFGFRMDYAWSDHEYLEPVNRMGIGLDF
- a CDS encoding DASH family cryptochrome; translated protein: MKQTAIVWFRNDLRLHDHEPLVRAIADGYQILPVFIWEDRWQHQSPNGFLRMGFHRRRFLSESVHDLKRGLTKLNSNLMYVSGSPVRVLTDLISQYRVSALYFYRSPLHEEQADEQALIDSLGSTLSICRFWGQSLIHPNDLPVPPDQLPDQYTAFRELVLGKVPIRQMEEMPSTIPTIDTPYWGFIPESRTAARTRLTGGMTAACHRVDDWVWRGDYLKSYKETRNGLTGMDYSSKFSPWMALGCLSARQIEFTISRYEKERGENDSTRWMRYELLWRDFFFFMAMKHQTRLFRLTGLKGRPVKPDLNPELLTSWVTGNTGIPLIDSAMRELAATGYMSNRMRQVTASFLVHDLKQDWRAGAEWFEAQLIDYDACSNYGNWQYIAGVGNDPRPDRVFNVMKQAREYDGKGEFVFKWIPEARHLEGSMIHDPASWKLIPNYPPPVVVIAE
- a CDS encoding T9SS type A sorting domain-containing protein; this encodes MRGLAVVCLLLLPFLGKTQPVLVLAGGGTEGSVGSKSAWSYPLYSELIRNGDRTGDGIIRVAVLTASTPSSASDTAWMPSYFRWIGETLGSTVQSFALVVPTRQAAGDPSLTGRMVHCDAVFIRGGDQGVYYDQWNGTALEDSIRAVFLRQGAIGGTSAGAMSLAEFCLSGGKDLISLDVLQDARTSYLEDASEGPGSSGIHSDFLSLLPGFFVDTHFTERGRLGRTIGVLAKAMEDAGRSDLRAIGLEQKTGVVIRQDTLHVYGTGEVSLISPTPDTQIRRTAKRPLWAANLRLDRLTHGWKYVISSGSPVTLPLPDGMTDLPVFPGGQPAPGPLQIDGSQAGHQSLFAWSGAIYPANYSLMAGSSPGLWPGSAGFTDASASSSRADKQETLFRVLYDKPAALGVLAFRGSRLEIRTGQPDRLMVTAEPGYTTAAAIFIDLSSATQSGLSPFPSNWATSGGSLKTTAFINARLHVLADSDKPDRGVWFDLIAQKPEGGILTTVTDDTYPSSFEMGHPYPNPANPVTRVPFRSSKQVTLTLTDLLGRQVQQWKQPPGSADLLLDLSGFATGVYLLHATDHQAETVTRRVILLR